In one Cryptococcus deuterogattii R265 chromosome 11, complete sequence genomic region, the following are encoded:
- a CDS encoding phosphatidylinositol phosphate phosphatase produces MPGALYLRPSPRAFFLVTDSHALVFRQPSSSESKASRGVVVAEFLPLEEVDFNDLVKVRGRADGVLGVVSVPSERSPIPEIFLLLLNHSTSLPPLIPSSSLQPSRIISVEFHSLSSSFWDQPGLTNTARSVDYGYDEEYDEVSATYAAAGGNAAQISAAQQAGVQHPCSGMKKYLESGSFFFAQDCKWDISSRLSSSSNWIKEQQFNSGGGHPLEDFDERFVWNKSLLEPFLDFRKGLDEEMRQNLDEQAMLIPIIQGFCGSLPIHTGRSSLSALGMISRLSWKRAGARFRTRGIDDDGQVANFVETEVLLALEGVCMSYVQVRGSVPLFWQQPSAGLGTLQQRVEITRPPQATQPAFDKHFLELLSEYNSIHAINLLGQKDAEAMLSQAYSSHLASLKFALDNAPLEEKERMNVAQHGALELSPYDFHSAVRLGGHDKVRYDLDRNLREVVDSREKFGWTVVDMENGDVVEEQQGVFRTNCLDCLDRTNYVQDVLSTLTITSFLSSISSPLLSSPTLWSAHRELWADNGDRLSKIYAGTGAINTSATRSGKKTFAGLLSDATKSVGRAYINNFQDKGKQAAIDMLLGMMAGQRPVILFDPIRESVQAALATRANEYSSHRKVTIFSGTWNLNGKAPNEALDSWLFPPNASEPDIYMIAFQEIVELTAGQILQTDPAKKRMWEKFIMDTFAMRKGGKDSDYMLFRGDQLVGTALIIVVKKHLAPHIRNIESATKKTGLQGLSGNKGGVAIRLNLFDSTVCFVTCHLAAGHSNVGDRNADWRTIVGGTRFLRGKVIEDHEIIIWAADFNYRISLPNLEVRDLIKANDLDVLLGADQLLKAMDAGEVFMGYDEGPIQFLPTYKYDNGTNNYDTSEKQRVPAWTDRVLFKGSALHLQEYARAELMTSDHRPVYAVFEATIREIDRAKKEKIAKELVYGLVKSGGEKKIAAEVGVEVGNVGTRDLAKGGLTKVGLSPSKNPRYPPRPSSSASASEKSSPTLAAGRVRSISTLQPPSTSASSSLRALVPSRSTSSLSLKERPTPPLPPRPNLPSKPSQTFLHSPTKPSIRLQAPPSIPIPPASHPRSTSHASANGAGSSPSVTSAYPRVSSPVTPSSTGDFVIIPQPPTSDLNVSAGARRAPPLPPRVTPAATKISPAENTVKTNGEQKAQTRRGAPPVPRKSLDINGSPPKGLMSPVTPDVVKPKNVLAGRAGTSVKTGANTRPIPPKPLTKASSGSVVAMVASLNGKENKKTNDDMRTSNPQVNSMTLTSAGAEQSRGSESAVTETAEVSTSPKSKKPAPVVPKKPIALTAQSSKGG; encoded by the exons ATGCCGGGCGCTTTATACCTTCGCCCATCCCCTCGcgccttctttctcgttACCGACTCTCATGCCCTCGTGTTCCGAcaaccatcatcttccgagTCCAAAGCGTCCAGAGGCGTGGTAGTAGCAGAGTTTCTACCTTTGGAAGAAGTAGATTTCAATGATCTCGTCAAGGTTAGAGGAAGGGCGGATGGAGTATTAGGAGTCGTCAGCGTACCTAGCG AACGATCTCCAATCCCAGAAATCTTCTTACTCCTTCTGAATCATTCAacttctcttccgcctctcattccatcttcttctcttcagcCTTCTCGGATTATCTCTGTCGAATTccactctctttcctcttctttctgggATCAACCCGGACTTACCAACACTGCCAGGTCGGTTGACTACGGCTATGACGAAGAATATGACGAGGTCAGTGCGACATATGCCGCTGCTGGAGGTAATGCCGCTCAAATATCAGCAGCACAACAAGCGGGCGTTCAACACCCTTGTAGTGGAATGAAAAAATACCTCGAATCAggatccttcttctttgctcaaGACTGCAAATGGGATATATCATCTCGCCTATCAAGCTCTTCCAACTGGATCAAAGAGCAGCAATTCAACTCCGGTGGTGGTCATCCTTTGGAAGACTTTGATGAGAGGTTTGTCTGGAACAAGAGTTTGTTGGAACCGTTTCTCGACTTTAGAAAAGGTCTCGATGAAGAAATGCGCCAGAATTTAGACGAACAAGCCATGCTCATACCTATCATCCAGGGATTCTGTGGATCCCTCCCAATTCATACCGGGAGGTCGTCCCTTTCTGCTCTGGGGATGATCAGTAGGCTCAGCTGGAAGAGAGCTGGGGCAAGGTTCCGTACGAGAGGAATTGATGACGATGGCCAGGTAGCCAACTTTGTGGAGACCGAAGTCCTCTTGGCCTTGGAGGGCGTGTGTATGAGCTATGTGCAGGTGAGAGGGAGTGTACCACTTTTCTGGCAACAACCTAGTGCAGGGTTGGGGACATTGCAACAAAGAGTCGAGATAACCAGG CCACCACAAGCCACTCAACCAGCATTCGACAAACATTTCCTTGAGCTATTATCAGAATACAACTCCATTCACGCTATCAATCTTCTCGGCCAGAAAGACGCTGAAGCTATGCTATCCCAAGCATACTCCTCCCACCTTGCATCCCTCAAATTCGCTCTTGACAATGCACCCttagaagagaaagaacgTATGAACGTCGCACAACACGGGGCATTAGAATTGTCCCCCTACGATTTCCATTCTGCTGTAAGGCTAGGTGGGCATGATAAAGTAAGATACGATTTGGATAGGAACTTGAGGGAGGTGGTAGATAGTAGGGAGAAATTTGGGTGGACGGTAGTGGATATGGAAAATGGAGATGTCGTGGAAGAGCAACAAGGTGTTTTCAGGACAAACTGTTTAGATTG CCTCGACAGGACAAATTACGTCCAAGACGTCCTTTCCACACTCACCAtaacctccttcctctcctctatatcgtctcctcttctctcctccccaaccCTTTGGTCCGCCCACCGCGAGCTCTGGGCCGATAACGGTGATCGCTTATCCAAAATCTACGCCGGCACGGGCGCTATCAACACCTCTGCGACGAGAAGCGGGAAAAAGACTTTTGCGGGATTATTAAGCGATGCCACGAAGAGTGTAGGGAGAGCGTATATAAATAATTTTCAAGATAAAGGGAAGCAGGCGGCTATTGACATGCTTTTG GGGATGATGGCGGGACAGAGACCTGTCATTCTGTTTGATCCCATACGCGAGTCTGTTCAAGCGGCATTGGCAACGAG GGCGAATGAGTATTCATCGCATAGGAAGGTCACTATCTTCTCTGGAACTTGGAATCTTAATGGAAAG GCTCCAAATGAGGCTCTGGATTCATGgctcttccctccca ATGCCTCCGA ACCCGATATCTACATGATTGCCTTTCAAGAAATCGTCGAACTTACCGCTGGCCAAATTTTACAAACCGACCCCGCCAAGAAACGCATGTGGGAAAAATTCATCATGGATACGTTTGCAATGCgaaagggaggaaaagattcGGATTATATGTTGTTTAGAGGTGATCAGCTTGTGGGCACGGCTTTGATCATTGTTGTTAAAAAGCACCTTGCTCCGCATATACGGAATATTGAAAGTGCTACAAAAAAG ACCGGTCTTCAAGGTTTAAGCGGAAACAAAGGTGGTGTAGCAATCCGATTGAACCTGTTTGACTCAACCGTTTGTTTTGTGACTTGCCATCTGGCGGCAGGACATTCGAATGTAGGTGATAGAAATGCGGATTGGAGGACGATTGTAGGCGGTACAAGGTTCTTGAGGGGGAAAGTTATCGAAGATCACGA GATCATTATCTGGGCAGCAGACTTT AATTACCGTATTTCACTCCCCAATCTTGAAGTAAGAGATCTCATAAAGGCCAACGATTTGGATGTGTTGCTCGGAGCAGATCAATTGTTGAAGGCTATGGACGCTGGAGAGGTGTTTATGGGGTATGACGAAGGGCCGATCCAGTTCCT ACCGACGTACAAGTA CGATAATGGAACGAACAATTATGATACGAGTGAGAAGCAGAGGGTCCCTGCTTGGACAG ATCGGGTCTTATTCAAAGGCTCTGCTCTCCATTTACAAGAGTATGCCCGCGCCGAACTCATGACGTCCGACCACCGCCCTGTTTATGCAGTCTTTGAGGCTACGATCCGCGAGATTGATCGtgcgaaaaaggaaaagattgcAAAAGAGTTGGTATATGGGCTGGTAAAGAGTGgtggggaaaagaaaattgCAGCAGAAGTGGGTGTGGAGGTTGGAAATGTTGGAACAAGAGATTTGGCAAAGGGTGGCCTGACGAAAG TCGGTTTGTCGCCGTCGAAAAATCCGAGATATCCACCTCGACCGAGCTCATCAGCGTCTGCAAGTGAGAAGAGCAGCCCAACGCTTGCAGCAGGTCGAGTTCGCTCCATCTCAACACTTCAACCTCCATCTACCTCTGCCTCTAGTTCTCTCAGAGCTTTAGTCCCGAGCAGATCGACATCCAGTTTATCTCTTAAAGAAAGACCCACTCCACCACTACCTCCTCGTCCAAACCTTCCTTCTAAGCCATCGCAGACTTTTCTGCACTCGCCTACAAAACCGTCGATTAGACTCCAAGCGCCCCCATCGATACCGATACCTCCGGCTTCGCATCCGAGGTCGACGTCGCATGCTTCTGCGAATGGAGCAGGTTCAAGCCCATCAGTCACTTCTGCGTATCCCCGAGTATCTTCCCCTGTGACACCGAGTTCTACAGGCGATTTTGTCATCATTCCTCAGCCTCCTACCTCTGATCTCAATGTCTCCGCCGGAGCGCGTCGTGCGCCTCCGTTACCGCCTCGCGTAACCCCTGCTGCCACAAAAATCTCTCCAGCCGAAAATACTGTCAAAACTAACGGTGAACAAAAAGCGCAGACTCGCCGCGGAGCCCCCCCAGTACCGCGTAAATCATTGGATATCAATGGATCCCCCCCGAAGGGTTTGATGTCACCGGTGACTCCCGATGTTGTGAAACCAAAAAATGTCTTGGCTGGACGCGCGGGTACGAGTGTGAAGACTGGCGCAAATACGAGACCTATCCCACCAAAACCATTGACCAAGGCGTCCTCGGGTTCTGTAGTAGCGATGGTAGCATCATTaaatggaaaggaaaataAGAAGACGAATGACGATATGAGGACGAGTAATCCGCAGGTGAATTCGATGACTTTGACGAGCGCGGGTGCCGAGCAAAGTAGGGGATCGGAATCGGCCGTGACGGAGACGGCGGAAGTTTCGACATCGccgaaaagcaaaaagccTGCACCTGTGGTACCTAAAAAGCCTATAGCGCTGACGGCGCAGAGCAGTAAGGGTGGCTGA
- a CDS encoding rho GTPase activator yields the protein MSTPDIATAFAVTPSDSSYKELPERPPLSRPLSEISVNELRRRSNRSSVHSVPKKDKGSRPGSEIREKEDMQQTGDMAAGKRVSSGVALPQTITVNLSEYAKSQPSPSTASATGSVGRPASMSTLGPVIAPSSSTSIKQAPELPKRQSYGRTVSGASLKLSKIEQPDGSSGDRHEKHQSAILMAQRSSLRPTSVASYAEVAKSSPTSGPEPHSLSTSAIIPPKPPTKSKPSWLKRSAAGAGLRAKTKSPPSNDNDSPGSTTKPLPPILPPRKSKSKSRITESASIADLRSHSIETDGASSMAPPDRSSYAFVASSASTLPPLPPRDTTGNNIKGRIAAWTAAAQSNSGFSRSESSQSLASQATGTSQYRIPSSASRVFGHAGSAVQKGWAGLRSKGMTSSMSISGMSSLTSSSSRREPSRNSPLGGKRNRGSSDNQEIQGGPIFSGEMIKRPAEGGGGKVFGREIVDAGKEWGVVDAGFEVPGQSEWEMKRRKCLPAVVIRSCDYLHIWGPKEEGIFRISGQSSHVAALKRLFDSGADIDLTECHPRDLDPHAVAGLFKLYLRELPSPLLTHALVPKFEKAIRKKEEAAKRSSAVDSVGDEEFDALLRQLPQAHWFLLAEIIHLLDLIPKHADINRMTLNALTLSLGPSLNIPGVVINELLERRETLFKDPPPPSTIDAAHDLISFSDIDILPVVSPSAKSSIFSTMDSPYSHKADDSTAVQDGSTKRKPPKLPSRPSITKLFTSSHVSLPRQKSVDTLASVPNTAPPRVDVAVSPTSPLPNFQAKSKTQSPDTTPTREGASKPGTLAATYSSVASAPPSVPIATASSPGSMEPAEEVHYPAGTVEERARLFSTPTPIADRFINNQSSFPLLRASGNSTGSSATMRSASASLILPSATSRPGSASSATSVTNPASVIRRGPPVFFQSAGVERDRHAPGHMRSMSAIPSGVESASVTSGGAGTKRKDEMINEDGEDGRGKRLSAGPGVLDGLMRGEAIA from the exons ATGTCCACTCCTGACATCGCCACTGCTTTCGCCGTCACGCCCTCTGACTCCTCTTACAAAGAACTACCAGAAcgccctcctctctcgAGGCCACTGAGCGAGATATCCGTAAACGAACTTCGTCGGCGCTCAAATCGCTCAAGTGTACATTCTGTTccgaagaaggacaagggaaGTCGCCCAGGAAGCGAAATACGCgaaaaggaggatatgCAGCAGACTGGAGATATGGCAGCTGGGAAAAGAGTCAGTTCGGGCGTGGCACTGCCTCAGACGATCACCGTCAACTTGTCCGAGTACGCAAAGTCTCAACCGTCACCGAGTACTGCGAGCGCAACGGGGTCAGTAGGCCGTCCGGCAAGTATGTCCACCCTGGGTCCGGTGATAGCTCCGTCTTCCAGTACGAGTATAAAACAGGCGCCAGAATTACCGAAGCGGCAATCGTATGGGCGGACAGTGTCTGGTGCATCGTTGAAACTGAGCAAAATTGAGCAGCCAGATGGGAGCTCGGGAGACCGTCA TGAAAAGCATCAGTCTGCGATCCTTATGGCCCAACGAAGCTCCCTTCGCCCAACCTCTGTAGCGTCATACGCAGAAGTCGCCAAATCGTCACCCACATCCGGACCCGAACCACACTCCCTATCAACCTCCGCTATCATACCTCCTAAACCCCCTACAAAGTCCAAACCCTCATGGCTCAAACGCAGTGCTGCCGGTGCCGGTCTCCGTGCCAAAACTAAAAGCCCACCATCAAATGATAATGATTCCCCAGGCTCAACCACAAAGCCTTTGCCGCCTATATTACCACCTCGtaaaagcaaaagcaaaagtcGTATTACCGAATCTGCTTCTATCGCCGATTTGCGTTCGCATAGCATCGAGACTGACGGCGCTAGTAGCATGGCACCGCCAGATAGATCATCGTACGCATTCGTCGCTTCTTCAGCGAGtactctccctccccttcccccgAGAGATACCACTGGGAACAATATCAAGGGTCGTATTGCTGCGTGGACCGCGGCTGCGCAGTCAAATAGCGGTTTCTCTAGATCAGAGTCAAGTCAAAGTCTTGCATCTCAGGCAACGGGCACATCGCAGTACAGAataccttcctctgcttcccGGGTATTCGGACACGCTGGATCTGCCGTCCAGAAGGGATGGGCGGGGTTGAGATCAAAGGGAATGACCAGTAGTATGAGCATCAGTGGGATGAGCTCTTTgacatcgtcttcatctcgaAGAGAACCGTCGCGGAATTCACCATtaggagggaagagaaataGGGGGTCCTCAGATAATCAAGAAATTCAGGGAGGTCCCATATTTAGCGGGGAAATGATCAAGCGACcagcagaaggaggtggaggcaaggtttttggaagagagattgTGGACGCAGGCAAAGAATGGGGTGTCGTTGATGCTGGGTTTGAGGTTCCTGGACAAAGCGAGTGggaaatgaagagaagaaagtgtTTACCTGCCGTTGTCATCCGATCATGTGATTACT TGCATATCTGGGGaccaaaggaggaagggatcTTTAGGATCAGCGGACAAAGCAGTCACGTCGCAGCACTGAAACGGCTATTTGACTCGGGAGCAGATATCGATTTGACTGAGTGTCATCCCAGAGATCTCGACCCTCATGCTGTTGCTGGTTTATTCAAGTTATATCTGCGAGAAT TACCCTCACCTTTGTTGACACATGCGCTTGTGCCGAAGTTTGAGAAGGCTataagaaagaaggaagaagcagccaAACGATCATCGGCGGTTGACAGTGTaggggatgaagagtttGATGCGTTATTACGCCAGTTGCCGCAAGCCCACTGGTTCTTGCTGGCAGAAATCA TACATCTCCTCGATCTCATTCCCAAACACGCTGATATCAACCGAATGACTCTTAATGCGCTTACATTATCCCTTGGTCCGTCTCTCAACATCCCCGGTGTTGTCATCAATGAGCTCCTGGAGCGTCGTGAAACGCTTTTCAAAGACCCACCGCCACCATCTACCATAGATGCAGCACACGACTTGATCAGTTTCAGTGACATAGATATCCTGCCTGTCGTATCTCCCTCTGCCAAATCCAGCATATTCTCAACTATGGATAGTCCATATTCCCACAAGGCAGACGATAGTACAGCAGTGCAGGATGGCTCTACGAAGCGAAAACCTCCAAAACTGCCTTCCAGACCTAGCATCACGAAACTCTTTACCAGCTCGCACGTCTCACTTCCACGACAGAAGAGTGTGGATACCTTGGCTAGCGTCCCGAATACAGCACCACCTCGCGTCGATGTGGCCGTTTCGCCCACATCTCCCTTACCTAATTTCCAAGCCAAGTCCAAAACTCAATCACCAGACACTACTCCCACGCGTGAAGGAGCTAGCAAACCTGGTACTCTCGCCGCCACTTACTCCTCCGTAGCTTCCGCCCCTCCTTCTGTTCCTATCGCAACAGCTTCGTCTCCGGGGAGTATGGAGCCTGCCGAAGAGGTGCACTACCCCGCAGGAACAGTAGAAGAGCGAGCCAGACTGTTCTCCACTCCTACGCCTATCGCAGATCGCTTCATTAACAAccaatcttccttcccattaCTGCGCGCATCAGGGAACTCAACAGGATCATCAGCCACCATGCGATCAGCATCTGCCAGCCTGATACTCCCAAGTGCGACCTCGCGACCAGGTAGCGCAAGCTCTGCAACGTCGGTCACGAATCCCGCCAGCGTCATTCGCCGCGGGCCACCAGTGTTCTTCCAGAGTGCAGGCGTGGAGAGAGATAGGCATGCTCCCGGTCATATGAGGAGTATGTCTGCGATCCCGTCTGGGGTAGAGTCGGCGAGTGTGACTTCTGGAGGAGCGggaacgaagaggaaggatgaaatgattaatgaagatggggaggatgggcgGGGGAAAAGGCTATCTGCAGGACCTGGTGTTTTGGATGGTTTAATGAGAGGAGAGGCGATTGCTTGA
- a CDS encoding amino acid permease yields MADDKYDSDQRSISMVHNGSSETVDDDALLAELGYKSEFIREFGNLETFSFAMSIMGMTASIATTFTTPLSLGGLASVVWCWLIGSIMNVSLGASIAEVVSAYPTAGGLYTASAQLVPRRYRAIVGWVTGYLNTLGQIAGVASTEWGLSGMILAAVVVCRDDYTIKNWHQFVLFVGLLMIHGLLNSLPTAALARLTRGFVFINIGAAFVIVITLLACTPRAEMHPGSYIFTEVVNNSGWSNSGLAFMMGLLSVQWTMTDYDAAAHISEEVHRAAIAAPVAIFVAVLNTGAIGWILNIVLCVCAGDVTELPGPTGNAFLAIMYLRMGKAGSMVLWSFVCLVAAFTVQTALQANARTVFAFARDGALPDRGFFGRIQKRTQTPINAVWFVVFISVLMGVLSFASLTAVQAVFSMCAVAMDLSYIIPVICRRIFDGHSEVRFKPGPFYMGKWGYIVNVIMVTWTFFEVTILCFPETYPLTWNTFNYAAPITLAVMGLSLIWYMVAGRRYYDGPRSNVHENSTPQKEKSEEP; encoded by the exons ATGGCCGATGATAAATATGATTCCGACCAGAGGTCTATCTCTATGGTTCACAATGGTAGTTCTGAAACAGTCGACGATGACGCTCTTCTCGCCGAGCTTGG ATACAAATCCGAGTTCATTCGGGAGTTCGGTAATCTTGAGACCTTCAGTTTTGCTATGAG TATCATGGG TATGACGGCCTCCATCGCCACGACTTTCACCACGCCCTTGTCTTTAGGAGGTTTAGCAAGTGTCGT ATGGTGTTGGCTTATCGGTTCCATCA TGAACGTCAGTTTGGGTGCTTCCATCGCCGAAGTTGTCTCTGCATACCCCACCGCCGGTGGTTTGTATACC GCTTCTGCTCAATTAGTTCCTCGACGCTACCGAGCCAT TGTCGGTTGGGTTACTGGCTATCTCAATACATTGGGTCAGATCGCGGGTGTAGCATCTACTGAATGGGGTCTTTCTGGA ATGATCCTTGCTGCCGTCGTTGTCTGCCGAGATGATTACACGATCAAAAATTGGCACCAGTTTGTGCTTTTTGTTGGACTTTTGATGATCCATGGTTTATTGAA CTCCTTACCGACTGCCGCCCTTGCCCGTTTGACCCGAGGTtttgtcttcatcaacattgGA GCTGCGTTCGTTATTGTCATCACTCTCCTTGCTTGCACCCCCCGAGCGGAAATGCACCCTGGAAGCTACATCTTCACAGAAGTTGTAAACAACTCTGGGTGGTCGAACAGTGGTTTGGCGTTCATGATGGGTTTGCTGTCCGTCCAGTGGACAATGACTGATTACGATGCCG CTGCGCACATCAGTGAGGAAGTTCACCGAGCGGCCATTGCTGCTCCTGTTGCTATTTTTGTTGCCGTCCTCAACACCGGT GCCATCGGATGGATCCTTAACATTGTCCTTTGTGTCTGCGCTGGCGATGTCACCGAGCTTCCCGGTCCTACTGGTAACGCCTTCCTCGCTATCATGTACCTTCGAATGGGCAAGGCCGGCTCCATGGTTCTCTGGTCATTCGTCTGTCTCGTTGCCGCCTTCACTGTCCAAACTGCCCTTCAAGCCAATGCTCGAACCGTCTTTGCCTTCGCTCGAGATGGTGCTTTGCCAGACCGCGGATTTTTTGGCAGGATTCAGAAAAGGACTCAGACTCCCATCAACGCCGTTTGGttcgtcgtcttcatcagTGTGCTCATGGGTGTCTTGTCTTTCGCGAGCTTGACTGCCGTACAGGCTGTCTTCAGTATG TGTGCGGTTGCCATGGACTTGTCGTACATCATTCCTGTAATTTGCCGAAGGATATTTGAT GGTCACTCTGAGGTCCGATTCAAGCCTGGACCCTTCTACATGGGCAAATGGGGTTACATCGTTAATGTTATCATGGTCACCTGGACATTCTTCGAAGTCACCATCTTGTGTTTCCCCGAGACTTATCCTCTCACCTGGAACACTTTCAACTACGCC GCTCCTATCACTTTGGCCGTCATGGgtctctccctcatctGGTACATGGTTGCTGGTAGACGTTACTACGACGGTCCACGAAGCAATGTCCACGAAAACAGTACTCCGCAAAAGGAGAAATCCGAAGAACCATAA